The window AGGGGCAGCTCGTCGAGGACCTGCTCGACGTGAGCCGCATCATGACGGGCAAGCTGAAGCTGGACGTGTCGTCCGTCGACGTGAGCCAGGTCGTGGAGGCCGTGCTCGAGTCACTGCGGCCGGCCGCCGAGGCGAAGGGCATCCGCATCCAGGCCGCGCTCGATTCGGGCGGCACCATCATGGGCGACGTGAGCCGCCTGCAGCAGGTGGTGTGGAACCTGCTGTCCAACGCCGTGAAATTCACCCCCAAGGGAGGCCGCGTCCAGGTGCTGGTGGAGCGGCGGAACTCCTCGGTGGAAATCACGGTGGCCGACACGGGCCAGGGCATCTCCCCGCAGTTCCTGCCGCACGTGTTCGAGCGCTTCCGACAGGCCGACGGCAGCACCACGCGCAAGGCCGGTGGGCTCGGGCTGGGACTGGCCATCGTCCGGCACCTGGTGGAGTTGCACGGCGGCACCGTGATGGCCACCAGCGAGGGCGAGGGCCGGGGGGCCACCTTCATCGTCAGCCTGCCGCAGGCCGTGGCGCTGAGGCGGGAGGTGCTGGTGCCCCCCACCCTCCGCGGCCCGTTGCAGGAGCAGGACATCCCCTGCCCGCCCCAGCTCGCGAGCCTGCGGGTGCTCGTGGTGGACGACGAGGAGGACACGCGTGAGCTGCTTCGCAGCATCATCGAGGCGTGTGGCGGCATCGTCACCACGGCCAGTTCTTCGGAGGACGCGCTGGCCGAGCTCCGCGAGGCCTCGTTCGATGTGCTCGTCTCCGACGTCGGCATGCCCGAGGAGGACGGGTACCGCTTCATTGCCCGCGTCCGGGCCCTGCCCGAGGAACAGGGTGGCGGCATCCCCGCGGTGGCCCTCACGGCCTACACCCGCATGGAGGACCGGACGCGCGCGCTGCTCGCGGGCTTCACCACCCACGTGCCCAAACCCATCGAACCGGTGGAGCTGATGGCCGTCATCGCCTCCATGTCCAACCGGGGCCCACCACGACGGGCCTGACAGGGCCTACCCCACGGGTGTGATTTTCATGGGGCGGCTGGCCCGTCTGGCCGCCCCGGGAATGTCAGACCCTTCCGGTAGTCTGCCTTCATTCCCGAAGCCGGAAAGGAAGGCCGAACCATGACCGTCACCCGTGAGAGTCCGCGCGTTTCCGTCAACAAGCTGGGCCAGTACCTCACCGCGACGCCGTCACTGCGAAAGCGCATCATCCAGGGCCAGAAGCACCCGGTGGACCCGCAGTACCTGCGCTACCCCGCCGCCGCCCAGGCCATCATCGAGTTCCTGTGCGAAGGCCGGGACGAGGTCATCCTCCGCTACCACCAGCGGCGGCTCCTCAACGCCCAGCCGGAATCCGATTACGACGCGCACCGGCTGGCCCTGTGCGCGGAGGCGCTCCAGCGTTGCCTGGTGTCCGCGGGGGACCTGGCCACCCGCGCGATTGCCAGCCCCGTGGACGCGGACCTGCCGCCGCTGGCGCTGGCGGGCGTGGACATCAGCGTGCGCCCGGACGTGCTGCTGCGCAGCGTGGATGCCCAGGGGCTGATGCGCTCCGGGCTGCTGAAGCTCTACTTCTCCAAGCACACGCCGCTGGACGAGCGCTCCGGGCAGTACATCGCCACGGTGCTCCAGCGTTACGCCGAGGAGCGGCTGGAGCAGCGCGGCCCGGTGGACCCGCGGCTGGTGGGCGTGTTCGACGTCTTCGCGGGCCGACTCTTCCAGGCGCCCAAGGCCCAGCAGCGCCGGATGAACGACGTCCGGTTGGCGTGCGAGGAAATCGCCGCCCGGTGGGACGTCCACTGACGCGCTGGTGAGCGGGCGTCCCGCCCCGGGCCTGTCCGCTTCCGGGACGGGCCTTCCCGCATTCGCGCACCCGCCTGGCTCGCTCAGGGAAGGACACCCTCCGGATGTCCGGCGGTTGCGCCCGCGAGGCGGTTGGCATGTCCTTCGCTCATGGCCGCAGCCATGGATTCGCTCCTCCAGGACCTCCGCTACGCGATACGCACGCTGACACGAACCCCCGGCTTCACGCTGGCCGCGGGCCTCACGCTGGCGCTCGTCATTGGGGCGAACGCCGTCCTGTTCAGCGCCATCCACGCGATGCTGCTGCGGCCCCTGCCCTTTCCCCTCCCCGAATCCCTGGTCCGTATCTGGTGCGTGCAGGAGTCGGTGAGCCACGCCTCGGTGGCGGCACCGGAGTTGCTCGGCTGGCGGGAGCATTCGAAGGGCTTCAGCCAGCTCGCGGGCTTCGGACGCACCAGCCTCAACCGGACGGGAACGGACGAGCCCGAGCGGGTGCGGGCGGCGCGCATCACCCCCAACTTCTTCTCCGTGTTGGGGGTGCAACCCGCGCAGGGGCGCGACCTGCGTGAAGAGGACGCGCCGCCCGGGGGTGACACCTCCGTGGTGTTGGTGAGCCATGGCTACTGGCAGCGGGCGCTCGGCGGCGTCCCGGACGTGGTGGGCCAGACGCTGGTGCTCAACGGCCGGAGCCACGCGGTGGTGGGCGTGCTGCCGGAGGACTTCTCGTTCCCCGAGTTCGCCGAGGACACGGATGTGTGGGTCCCCGAGTGGCAGGACCCACAGCGGCATGGCAACCACTACCAGTCGGTGCTGGGACGGTTGGCACCGGGCGTCTCACTGGAGGCGGCCCGAGCGGACCTGGAGCGCGCGGCGCAGGGCATTGGCCACCCCGAGCCAGGGCAGAAGCGCCACACCGTGCGGGTGACGGGCTGGCAGGACCACCTCACGACGAACACGCGAGATGTGCTGTGGATGCTGTGGGTGGCGGTGGGCTTCGTGCTGCTCATCGCGTGCGCCAACGTGGCCAACCTCATGCTGGTGCGCACGTTGTCCCGGCAGCGGGATGGCGCCATCCGGGCGGCGCTGGGCGCCAGCCAGGGACGGCGGCTCCAGCAGTCCCTGGTGGAGAGCGTGCTGCTGTCCCTCTTCGGCGGCGTGCTGGGGCTCTTGCTGATGCTGTGGGGCATGGAACTGGTGCGCACCCTGCTGCCCGCCAGCATGCTGCGCGTGGCGCCGCTGGAGCTCAACGGCACCGTCCTGGGCTTCAGCGTGCTGCTGTCGGTGGGCACCGGCCTGCTCTTCGGCCTGGCGCCCGCGATGCATGCGTCGGGGATGAACGTGCTGCCCCTGCTGCGGCAATCCGGCAGCGCCGTGGGCGCGCGCTCCGGGCATCCGCTGCGCAGCGCGCTCGTCATGGTGCAGCTCGCGCTCGCGCTGGTGCTGATGGTGGGCACGGGCCTCATCGTGCGCTCGCTGCAGAACATCCAGGCGGTGGACCCGGGTTTCGACGCGGAGGGGGTCGTCGGCGCGCAATTGACGCTCGCCCCCGACGCGTACCAGGAGGACGCGCGCAAGCGGGCCTTCTTCGAAGGCGTCGCGGAGCGGCTGATGGCGCGGCCCGGCATGGAAGCGGTGGGCTTCGTCAACGATGCCCCGCTGGGAGGCTCGAGCTCGAATGGTGACTTCATCCTGGAAGGGATGTCGGCCTCGCCCGGTGACCGCCACATCACGGCCTACCGGGTGGCCTCGCCCGGCTACTTCTCCGCGTTGCGCATTGGCGTGCGGCAGGGCCGCGACTTCGGGCCCGAGGACACGGAGAAGAGCGCCCCCGTCATCATCGTCAACGAGGCCTTCGTCCAGAGGTACCTCGGTGGCGGGGATGCCCTGGGCCGGCGGGTGCGGCTGACCTGGAATGACCTGCAGCCGTTCCGGGAAATCATCGGCGTGGTGGAGGACGTCCGTCACGAGTCGCTCACCCAGCCCGCCACGCCCGAAAGCTATCTGCCCTATGCGCAGTTTCCCCTGCGAGCCATGACGATGCTGGTGCGCACCCAGGGGCCGCCCGCCTCGGCGCTGGCCGCGCTGCGCGAAGAGGTGAAGGCGGTGGACGCCCAGCAGCCCGTCTACGACTTGCTGCCCTTCACGGACCGGGTGGAGAAGCTCCTGCTGCGGCCCAGGGCCACGACGCGGCTGCTGGCGGCCTTCGCCGGGCTCGCCGTCATCCTGGCCGGCGTCGGTGTCTATGGCGTGCTGGCGTATTCGGTGGGCCAGCGGACGCGAGAGCTAGGCATCCGGATGGCGCTGGGGGCCCATCCCCTCCAGGTGCTGCGGCTGGTGCTGAGCCAGGGGCTGTGGTTGACGGCCCTGGGCGTGGGCGTGGGGCTCATCGCCGCGTATGGCGCCACCCGGTTCATGGCGGCGACGCTCTATGGCGTGGAGCCCTTCGCCCCGGACATCTTCCTGGGCGTGGCCGTGGCGCTGGCGGCCCTCTCCCTGCTGGCGTGCCTGGTGCCCGCGCTTCGCGCCAGCCGCGTCTCCCCGTCGGAGTCCCTGCGCGCGGACTAGGGCTCACGCCTGCTTCATCTGGGAAGGCCCCTTGCGCGGGGGGCGGGCATCCGGGCGGCCAGAACGGGCCCGCCGGGGAGCCACTTTCCGCCCCTGTTGGCCGGCGGACAGGGCTGGACAGCACCTGATATGGAATAAGCTGTTCCAGCTTCCGTCGGAGTAGACGTGAACAAGCTCGCCAGCATCGCCGCCCTCTTCCTTGCCGCCACGGCGCTCGTGGTGGCCCTCTGGAGTCCACGTGAGACGGTGCAGGCTCCGCCCCCGTCCCCTCCGCCCGAGCAGCCCACCAGCGTCGCCGCGGACGTCATCAACCTGGAGCGCCGGGTCAAAGCCCTGGAGGACACGTCCATCAGCCTGTCCCGGCGGCTGATGGAGGTGGAGCGGCGCCCCACGTTGACGGCGGATGGGAAGGTGGTGGCCTCGCCGCCGCCCGCGGCGCTCGCGGCGGAGGTGGAGCAACTGCGCGCCGAGGTGCGCGGCATGGTCGCCGGCGAAGCGCTGAACTCCGAGGGCGGCCGCGACTACCTCAAGGACGCGGTGCGCAACGTCCAGAACGAGATGCGCAATGAGCAGCGCGCCGAGCGGCAGCAGCAGTGGCAGCAGGCGCAGGTTCAGCAGCAGGCGCAACAGCAGGAGCGCGTGCGCAAGTTCATCACCGACGCTCGGCTGAACTACACCCAGGAGCAGACGCTGTCGCGCCGGCTGGAGGCGGAGTCCACCAAGCGCCAGGCGCTCATGGAGGAGGTCCGCGCCGGCACGAAGACCGTGCGAGACATGCGCCAGGCGCTGCGCACGGAGAGCCAGCAGACCGACCAGGAGATGAACGCCATCCTCGACGAAGGCCAGCGCTCCCAGTACCAGTCGCTGCGCCGCGAGGACCGGCCCGTGGGTGGCCCCCCGGGCGGTCAGCGCGGTGGCCAGGGCCGCGGCCGCTGAAGCGCCGTGACGAAGGCCCCCATCATTCGAATGGGGGCCTCGCGTTGTGGGAGATGACGAGCACCTCCTCTGGCCGCCGCTCCGAGCGCGCCCAGGCCAGCAGCGCGGCGAGCGCGTCCACCGCCTTCGCATCCGCCGTCTCCAGGGGCACATCCTCGCGGTACGGATAGAAGAGGTCCTTGGAGCCCAGGCTCTGCTCCGCCCAGCGCCGCCAGCCGGGCATCGTCCTGCCGGACGCGGGTTGCAAGCCCACCACCTCGTAGCCCGCGGCGGAGAAGGGCCGGTACAGCCCCGCGACGGTGGCGCCCGTGCCGAAGCCACACACCACGCTGCGCACGGCGGGATACACGTCCTGGACGATGTCGAGCAGCCGCGTGGTCCATGACTCCACGCTCTCCACCAGCGCGCCGTTGGCGAGCTGCCGGGGCCAGAACCAGCCCTGGCGCTCGTAGTCCAGCGCCAGCTCCCAGGCCTGCGTGAAGCCGTGCACGGTGCGCACCTCCCCACCAAAGCCGTTGGCGCGTAGGTACGCGGTGCCCATCGTGTCCGTGAGGGCCACCACCGGCAGCCCGCGCTCGCGGCCCAGCGCATCCAGCGCCAGCGCCGACGACGCACCGGACAGCTCCACCAGGCCCTTTGTCTCCGCGGGCGCGGACTGGAGGTGATGGGAGAACGTCAGGTACTTCAGACTGCCCGCCGGAAGCGCTCCACCCCAGAGCACCACCGGCCCCCCCGGCCAGGGCCGTGACAAGGGAAACACGACGCGCATGCGTGAACCTCCATCCCCAACCTCCCCGGTGGGGACGTCCCACGCCAGCCGCGCGGCACCGGGGCTGTCCGGACGTGGACCCGAAGTCCGCCCGCTCACCGGCCCAGGACACTCGCCCCGGCCAGGAGGCTGAAGTGAAAAGCCTCTGGGGGAAGGCGGCTGTGCGATAGTCAGCGGCGGCTCCACATGCTGCGCCGGCTCCTTCCTACGCTCGTCGCCCTGGGTTGTGGCCTCCTGGCCCTTGGCTGGGGGCTGGTCAGCCTCCAGCGCATCTTCAGCCAGGAGCGTGATGACGCCCACGCGCAGCTGCGCTCGCGCCGGGACGCGCTGGCCCACGCGGCCGAAGAGGCCCTGCGGCAGAACCTGGCGAAGAAGCTCGATGAGAGCATCCCCCCCCTCCACGCCGCCGTGGGCGACCCGCTCGAGCCCGGCGAGGGCTACTACATCAACTTCCGCGGCTACCAGTTCCTGCCGCGCCTCACCATCCCCATGCCGGGTACCGGGACGCCCGCGCGGGACGTGCATGCCCTGCTGGGCGCGAGGCTGAAGGACGGCGCCCCCGCGGGGGAATGGGAGCCCCGCCTCACGCGGCTGCGCGCGGTGGAGGCGGCGCTGGCGGCCCGGGACGCGCGGGGCGCGGCCACCCGCGTGGAGGAGCTGCTGCGCTACCACGCGGCGAACCGGCTGACACCGGAGCAGGAGCTGCCCTTCCTGCTGCTGGTGGTGGAGCGGCTCCAGCGCGGCCCTGCCACCATGCCGCTGGTGCGGGCCCTGCTGCGCGAGGGCCTTCCAGAGGACCTGGGCGGCTTCGCCCGGGCGTCGGGGCTGCAGCGGGACGTGCTGCGCGAGCGCTCACGCTTCACGCGGGCGGACTTCGACTTCCTCCATGCGCGCATCGTCCGGGTGAGCGCCGCGCTGGGCGAGCCCACGGGCGACTTCCTCGCCCGAGCGGGCGAAGCGGGCGCGGGCATGCTGGTGATTCCCGAGGAGCTCTACGA is drawn from Myxococcus xanthus and contains these coding sequences:
- a CDS encoding pyridoxal-phosphate dependent enzyme; amino-acid sequence: MRVVFPLSRPWPGGPVVLWGGALPAGSLKYLTFSHHLQSAPAETKGLVELSGASSALALDALGRERGLPVVALTDTMGTAYLRANGFGGEVRTVHGFTQAWELALDYERQGWFWPRQLANGALVESVESWTTRLLDIVQDVYPAVRSVVCGFGTGATVAGLYRPFSAAGYEVVGLQPASGRTMPGWRRWAEQSLGSKDLFYPYREDVPLETADAKAVDALAALLAWARSERRPEEVLVISHNARPPFE
- a CDS encoding ABC transporter permease, with product MDSLLQDLRYAIRTLTRTPGFTLAAGLTLALVIGANAVLFSAIHAMLLRPLPFPLPESLVRIWCVQESVSHASVAAPELLGWREHSKGFSQLAGFGRTSLNRTGTDEPERVRAARITPNFFSVLGVQPAQGRDLREEDAPPGGDTSVVLVSHGYWQRALGGVPDVVGQTLVLNGRSHAVVGVLPEDFSFPEFAEDTDVWVPEWQDPQRHGNHYQSVLGRLAPGVSLEAARADLERAAQGIGHPEPGQKRHTVRVTGWQDHLTTNTRDVLWMLWVAVGFVLLIACANVANLMLVRTLSRQRDGAIRAALGASQGRRLQQSLVESVLLSLFGGVLGLLLMLWGMELVRTLLPASMLRVAPLELNGTVLGFSVLLSVGTGLLFGLAPAMHASGMNVLPLLRQSGSAVGARSGHPLRSALVMVQLALALVLMVGTGLIVRSLQNIQAVDPGFDAEGVVGAQLTLAPDAYQEDARKRAFFEGVAERLMARPGMEAVGFVNDAPLGGSSSNGDFILEGMSASPGDRHITAYRVASPGYFSALRIGVRQGRDFGPEDTEKSAPVIIVNEAFVQRYLGGGDALGRRVRLTWNDLQPFREIIGVVEDVRHESLTQPATPESYLPYAQFPLRAMTMLVRTQGPPASALAALREEVKAVDAQQPVYDLLPFTDRVEKLLLRPRATTRLLAAFAGLAVILAGVGVYGVLAYSVGQRTRELGIRMALGAHPLQVLRLVLSQGLWLTALGVGVGLIAAYGATRFMAATLYGVEPFAPDIFLGVAVALAALSLLACLVPALRASRVSPSESLRAD